The sequence ATAAGCGCATTAGATACGGTAATAAAAGAAATCAAGCCAGAAACCAAGGCTCGACAATGAAATTGGGCACCCTCTTCTAAGCTTGCCAGATTAGCACATGAGCTAATAACACTTCCTAGAGTAAAATCATCTGGCTCAACCCCATTTCTCTGCAtctcaaagaaaattttaacaGCTTCTTCACTGAAACCATTCTGGCCATAACCCACCAGCATCGCAGTCCATGAAATGACATTCTTTTGGGGCATTCTCTTGAATACTGTTTCTGCAGATTTTATGCTTCTACACTTGGAATACATGTCAACAAGAGCACTTCCCACAAACACATTATCCTTATGGTCAGTCCTTATTACATAAGCATGAATCTGTTTCCCTTCTCCTAAGGCCAAAAGACTCCCACAAGCAGTCAAGATGCTTCCAAATGTAAACTGATCCATTGCAAACCCTGCCAATCGCATCTCTCTGAACATATCAACTGCTTCTCTCTCCAACCCATTCTGCATTAGCCCTGTAATCATGATCGTCCAAGAAATCGAATCTCTCTCTTTTAGGCCACAAAACAAACGCTGAGACTCTTCAATCATCCCACACCGCATAAGCCCAGTGATCATTGTATTACACATAACTACATTCCTCTCCGGCATTTCATCAAAGTACCTCTTTGCATCATAGATCAACCCCAATTTCGTATACATGTCCACCAAAGGACTACCCACAAATACATCAGACCCAAAACCAAATTTCAGTATTTGCCCATTAATTTGCCTACCCAAATCTACACACCGAAATTTTGAACACAATATAAGCATTGTTGAAAATGTAATCCGATTCAAATTTATGGCTGCATCCTTCAACATCAACTTATAAACTCTAACCGCATCACTACAAGAGCCATAATTAGCATAACCCGAAATAGCCAAATTCCAAGAGACACCGTCTCGAAATGGCATTAGATTAAAGATTTGTTGCATCTGAGAAAGACGGCCTAGTTTTGAATAAACGGAGAGGATTGTGTTCCATGAGAAGAGATTTGGTTGAGGAATATGATCGAACACGTGGTGGGCATATGCTGAATTGCCTAGTTTATAGTAGGTAGTGAtgagattgtttgataaaaaggTTTCAGGTTGTTTAATGGTTTTGAGTATGAGGCAATGGAGCTTCTTGGCTTGGGTTTGGTTCTGGGATTCACAGCAGAGTTTGAGTAAAGAAGCGTAGTAGTTGGAGGATGATGACATTTGTGTTAATAGGTTCTAGGCGGGAATGCGCCAGGGAGTTTTTCCAGGGTATTTCTGGAAAGTGCTCTTTATTTTGTTACAAAATAGTCCCCTAAAACctcaaaaacattatttattacggttttttttccattaagTTGTATCTAAATCATGAAATATTTGAGGAGggcaaaaagaaaggaaaaaacacgtgtaaaaaccatagaaaatatataaaaaaaaatgattaaatttaataatttatttcatttagaaGTATAAGTTAATCAGGTTGATAACTAATCCGAATTCAATTCAACTCAAATTCTAACCAAATGAACTTCACCCAAGTCCAAACtcaacctcatttttttttaagttcggGTTGAGTTTGGATTCTTCAAGTTAGACTTGAGTTGATCAGGTAAAATTTAAGTTGATGGAAatacataattcaaaatttatttgtaatatttttcgaaaaaaaccttttttaaatagtaaataggataaaatttcaagattataataaaagaataaatataaatttatatattttaaaaataaaaataaaaatatatgatataatataatttgatatttttttcttaaaaaaatgaatattattatatagcataatatgcattataaatattaaaaaaaacattaaatgggTTTGAGTTAGATTAGGTTGTTTGAATCTTAGCTTGACATCAATCTAATTGAGTTCggattaaaaaaatctaacccAAACCCAAGTCGAAAATGATTGTCCAAACTTGCTCAAACGTCATATTAGGTTAGGTCAATCCATACAAGTTGCACCCCTAATTCCATTAAAAACTCAACccaaacttaaattaaatttggcTCATACCAAAACCAACCgagtcaatatatatatacttttttaattattttaaagaaaatatgtttaattatatcatacaaGATGTCATTTTTCTAAAGGAATaagatggatttttttatttttcaacccAACAGAAAATGCATCTTAGGACACAACATCCAACCCCACTGGCCTCACTGAAGAGGCATCttgtataaaaatttatcaactttcAGTTACGTGGAATTGAAGTTATAATGATTGATAAATCTTGAATTCAAGATTTTCCACTCCACAATAATTGGAGAATCTATTCATGATTAATTATCTTGAAAAATGATGGGTCCATATCCATACAATACAACTCCCTGATATTCCTTGGGGGAGATCATAATCTACTAGGAGACAATGGGAATTTCATTATGATTTTTAGTGAAGAACAAAGAGCAATGGGGCACACACACCCTTTCTTCTCCTCCAAGGAGATTTCCGATTTCTTCAGACCCCTAGTGGATATCAACTGGACCTACATGAGACAAAATCATATTTACTCATACCCTGTAATTAGTGCATAAGGACTTGGATGcttctctctcactctctctctctctctctctccctccctccctccctccctcctcaTACCCCATAGGACTTGGatgctcctctctctctctctctctctctctctctctctctcctcatACCCTGTAATTAGTGCATTAAGGAGTTGGATGCTCCTCTCTCTTATCTCCACATACAGATACATAAAACCGAAGAGATAATAATGGTGATGTTTGGCTCAACTTGCTGCAAATATCACTAGGAAACCAATATGCGTTGGCCCCACTGCTCATCAATGAAGAGCATTTAAATTGCAGTGACTTTTGAATAAAGCATGCAATCAAAACAACTGATGACCAGAAGACGATCCACTAAACAATTCATGCAATAATGAAATGATCCACACAGGAAAATCCACTATTGCAAATCAACAGACCAGACATGCTAAATCAGGTTTTATTCTACAGTCTCAACAGGCAGGGTCAGCAAAAATTAATTTCCAATGGCAAAAAAAAGGAGtaacatttcattttgaaaatatctGATTGACACATACAGCTTCCCACTTTCCTCCAAATACTGGATTTGAACACAGGCACCACTATGGCTTCGACTGCAACAAGAAGCTGAGGCACTCTTAACAACCACCCCACTTGAGCTTTTTCACTCAAATGTAAAACATCTGCCCCGGGATCTTTACAGCTTGGTTTATGCCTTCTATGATCCTACATCCTTTTGCTCAAGGAAAACAGCCTCTCTTGTGAACATTGGATTTTCACTTTTCTGGGTGTATGCTGATAGATTCTTGAATGAATAAACACTGGAGGTCACTGCTGCATCTTTCATCTGAAAATGCCATAGCTAGGGTGATTCTTGCTTTCTCTACACAACAACTGACCCTCTTAAAGCCTTGATATCAGGCTAGTTGTATATCAATTTACAGACAACTTGAAGTAGGAAGATAGTATACTTCATTGGGCCTCATAATTGGGACAAGGAAAAATATGGGCTCTGGTACCCCCCTGGAGATAGTAATGCAAGCATCTAGGATATGCCATAATGGGGCCCGCCCTGTggcacaaaataaaaaaactgaaGCCAATGATTAAAGTTCAGCTTTCATATGGCCAGGTGGTAGAGACCCTGCAAATGCATAACAAATTCATTGTTAGCTCAAGCGAACATGGAATTTTTCATAGCAGTTGTTTACACGTGAAAACCAACGAGTTATACCATTTAAATCTTGGCTGTTGAGGGGAGCACCAGTACTAAAGCCCATTTGAACAACATTGTGGAGTTCATCCTCCCATACATTAGGTAGCTGTGGACAAATATGTCAAAGTGAAAGGTAAATTGTAACATGCAAACAGACTCTTAAAGGCTGAGTTGAAAGCATGGTTTTTGTGGGAGAGAGAGGATGGGATGGGTCAGCTGGGGGCTTCATAATGGGAGGGGAAAGAAAGCAGAAGCTTTCATCTAATGATGTTCTTCCTTTACAGGAATTTCTCAATATCATTGATGGAAGTCAATGCTCTGGCTAGTTGAATCTTGCTCCTCAAAGATACAACAGAAGGGAAAATTCCTTACTTTTTGATGTCAGGGATCCATCCTTCACCCTTGTGTTATACTAAAAAGAAGACTGCTTTAACTCTTGTTAATAGTCAGCCGGAAGTTATTCACAGCAAACCCAACTGACCCACTCCAaccaaaataacataaaataaagcaTATGAGCCAGGTTGCCATAAATAAATGTTGAGCAAGGGAAGTTtcagaatggaaaaaaaaaaaaaatcaaagtactAAGAGGAGAGGAAAAGGATACCTGGGGTGCTGACTCCTTGTACCCTCCACTCATGGCCGCCAATTGGGAATTAATAGTTCTCCTAATTGCATCAGAAGAGTTCCCCAAGCCAGGAAGACCTACTTGAATCAATCCTGGTTGAGATGGATGTAGCTGTGGATAAGGCATAGTTGTTTCTGGCGAAAAACCCATTGTAGATGAAGGACCTACTCTTGATTGAAGGATCTGTAGCAAAGAAGTAGAATCCATTTTAATGGATGAGAAGggacaaatgaaaaaaaaggcaTGATTTTGCTTTATGTTATGCAATCTCACTCACATCTTTTCCAAGCATGCCTTCAATATTAAAATCCAGCCGCGGATTAACCGTAGCAAGTTTCATTGACAAAAACtggaaaatgagaataaatgttAATATTTATCATGATCAAACGCAAACAAAGTGTAGAAATTATATGAAAGGAGAGGTGATCAAACACAAGAACTATGCCCTGTTAGCAAAAATAATGAAAGAGAGTTCACAAAAAGCATCAGAGGGTTAATTTCCTAAGAAGCTTATATCAAAAGACAGCCTTTCTGAAAGAGGAAAACTGAAATGCTAATGTTTCGGAGACATTTAAGATGCAGGATAGAACAAATAAACCAGATCAATTGAGAACCAATAGGGAGGAAAAAGAGAACATAGATCCTTAATACCATACCTCAACCTGCCGTTGAAGTGATTGCACATAGTTAATGATTTCATCTAGCATGACCGCCTTGCCAGTGACCTACAAAAATCAAGCAATTCCCATGGAATGAGCCACAGAAGCAACATTGAATTCCATAGATAATTCAATCTAATTATGGTCCCCAAGTTATTAATTCCAACAAACCCACCTTGCTGCAACCAGGTACCAGGTCTTGAAGAAACTTCATCCTTTCACTGATCTTTTCCCTTCTTACCTGTCATCAAGGTCCACCAGCTTTAACTCCAAGACTAGGACAATAGAATTGCTTCTATCAAAACTAAAACTATCCATGAAAAATCTTACTCTTTCTG is a genomic window of Vitis riparia cultivar Riparia Gloire de Montpellier isolate 1030 chromosome 1, EGFV_Vit.rip_1.0, whole genome shotgun sequence containing:
- the LOC117927549 gene encoding putative pentatricopeptide repeat-containing protein At1g68930, with product MSSSSNYYASLLKLCCESQNQTQAKKLHCLILKTIKQPETFLSNNLITTYYKLGNSAYAHHVFDHIPQPNLFSWNTILSVYSKLGRLSQMQQIFNLMPFRDGVSWNLAISGYANYGSCSDAVRVYKLMLKDAAINLNRITFSTMLILCSKFRCVDLGRQINGQILKFGFGSDVFVGSPLVDMYTKLGLIYDAKRYFDEMPERNVVMCNTMITGLMRCGMIEESQRLFCGLKERDSISWTIMITGLMQNGLEREAVDMFREMRLAGFAMDQFTFGSILTACGSLLALGEGKQIHAYVIRTDHKDNVFVGSALVDMYSKCRSIKSAETVFKRMPQKNVISWTAMLVGYGQNGFSEEAVKIFFEMQRNGVEPDDFTLGSVISSCANLASLEEGAQFHCRALVSGLISFITVSNALITLYGKCGSTENSHRLFTEMNIRDEVSWTALLAGYAQFGKANETIGLFERMLAHGLKPDGVTFIGVLSACSRAGLVEKGLQYFESMIKEHGIMPIADHYTCIIDLLGRAGRLEEARNFINNMPCHPDVVVWATLLSSCRVHGDMEIGKWAADSLIALEPQNPASYVLLSSLYASKGKWDKVAQLRRGMRDKRVRKEPGYSWIKYKGKVHVFSADDQSSPFLGQIYAELEKLNYKMIEEGYVPDMSSILHDVEESEKIKMLNHHSEKLAIAFGLIFVPPGLPIRVIKNLRVCGDCHNATKFISKITQREILVRDAVRFHLFKDGTCSCGDFW